One window of the Pseudomonas lurida genome contains the following:
- the uvrB gene encoding excinuclease ABC subunit UvrB, with protein MSDFQLVTRFEPAGDQPEAIRQMVEGIEAGLAHQTLLGVTGSGKTFSIANVIAQINRPTLVLAPNKTLAAQLYGEFKAFFPNNAVEYFVSYYDYYQPEAYVPSSDTFIEKDASINDHIEQMRLSATKALLERKDAIIVTTVSCIYGLGSPETYLKMVLHVDRGDKLDQRELLRRLTSLQYTRNDMDFARATFRVRGDVIDIYPAESDLEAIRIELFDDEVESLSAFDPLTGEVIRKLPRFTFYPKSHYVTPRETLMGAIEGIKVELAERLEYLRSNNKLVEAQRLEQRTRFDLEMILELGYCNGIENYSRYLSGRESGAPPPTLYDYLPPDALLVIDESHVSVPQVGAMYKGDRSRKETLVEYGFRLPSALDNRPMRFDEWEAISPQTIFVSATPGNYEAEHAGRVIEQLVRPTGLVDPEIEIRPALTQVDDLLSEITKRVALEERVLVTTLTKRMSEDLTDYLADHGVRVRYLHSDIDTVERVEIIRDLRLGTFDVLVGINLLREGLDMPEVSLVAILDADKEGFLRSERSLIQTIGRAARNLNGRAILYADRITGSMERAIGETQRRRDKQIAFNLENGITPKGVFKDVADIMEGATVPGSRSKKRKGMAKAAEESAKYENELRSPSEITKRIRQLEEKMYQLARDLEFEAAAQTRDEIGKLRERLLAV; from the coding sequence ATGTCGGATTTCCAACTCGTCACCCGCTTTGAACCCGCTGGCGATCAGCCAGAAGCCATTCGTCAGATGGTCGAGGGCATCGAAGCCGGCCTGGCCCACCAGACGCTGCTCGGGGTGACCGGTTCGGGCAAGACCTTCAGCATCGCCAACGTGATTGCGCAGATCAATCGTCCTACCCTGGTGCTGGCACCGAACAAGACGCTGGCGGCGCAGCTCTATGGCGAGTTCAAGGCGTTCTTCCCGAACAACGCGGTGGAGTATTTCGTTTCCTACTACGACTACTACCAGCCCGAAGCGTATGTTCCGTCCTCCGATACCTTTATCGAGAAGGATGCCTCGATCAACGACCACATCGAGCAGATGCGACTGTCGGCGACCAAGGCGTTGCTGGAGCGCAAGGATGCGATCATCGTCACCACGGTGTCGTGCATCTACGGCCTGGGCAGCCCGGAAACCTATCTGAAGATGGTGCTGCACGTCGATCGCGGCGACAAACTCGACCAGCGCGAGCTATTGCGCCGGCTGACGAGCCTGCAGTACACCCGCAACGACATGGACTTCGCCCGTGCCACTTTCCGCGTGCGCGGCGATGTCATCGACATCTACCCGGCGGAATCGGACCTGGAAGCGATCCGCATCGAGCTGTTCGACGATGAAGTCGAGAGCCTGTCGGCCTTCGACCCGTTGACCGGCGAGGTGATCCGCAAGTTGCCGCGCTTCACCTTTTACCCGAAAAGCCACTATGTGACCCCGCGCGAAACCCTGATGGGCGCCATCGAGGGCATCAAGGTCGAGTTGGCCGAGCGCCTGGAGTACCTGCGTTCCAACAACAAGCTGGTGGAGGCCCAGCGCCTGGAGCAGCGCACCCGCTTTGACCTGGAGATGATCCTGGAGCTGGGGTATTGCAACGGTATCGAAAACTACTCGCGCTACCTGTCGGGCCGTGAATCCGGCGCGCCACCGCCGACCCTCTACGATTACCTGCCGCCCGACGCGTTGCTGGTGATCGACGAGTCCCACGTCAGCGTGCCGCAGGTGGGCGCGATGTATAAGGGCGACCGTTCGCGCAAGGAAACCTTGGTGGAATACGGTTTCCGCCTGCCGTCGGCGCTGGATAACCGGCCGATGCGCTTTGATGAGTGGGAAGCCATCAGCCCGCAGACCATTTTTGTCTCGGCCACGCCGGGCAACTACGAGGCCGAGCATGCCGGCCGCGTGATCGAGCAACTGGTGCGCCCGACGGGCCTGGTCGACCCGGAAATTGAAATCCGCCCGGCGCTGACCCAGGTCGACGACTTGCTCTCGGAAATCACCAAGCGCGTGGCGCTGGAGGAGCGGGTGCTGGTCACCACGCTGACCAAGCGCATGTCCGAAGACTTGACTGACTACCTCGCCGACCACGGCGTGCGCGTCCGTTACCTGCACTCGGACATCGACACTGTGGAACGGGTGGAAATCATCCGCGACCTGCGCCTGGGCACCTTCGATGTGTTGGTGGGGATCAACCTGCTGCGCGAAGGCCTGGACATGCCCGAAGTGTCCCTGGTGGCCATCCTCGATGCCGATAAAGAAGGCTTCCTGCGCTCCGAGCGTTCGCTGATCCAGACTATCGGCCGTGCCGCGCGTAACCTCAATGGCCGGGCGATTCTCTACGCGGACCGCATTACCGGCTCCATGGAGCGGGCAATTGGCGAGACCCAACGGCGTCGCGACAAGCAGATTGCCTTCAACCTGGAAAACGGCATCACTCCGAAAGGCGTGTTCAAGGACGTTGCCGACATCATGGAAGGCGCCACCGTGCCGGGCTCGCGCAGCAAGAAGCGCAAGGGCATGGCCAAGGCTGCCGAGGAAAGCGCCAAGTACGAGAACGAACTGCGCTCGCCGAGTGAGATCACCAAGCGGATTCGACAACTGGAAGAGAAGATGTACCAGTTGGCGCGGGATCTTGAGTTCGAGGCGGCAGCGCAGACGCGGGACGAGATTGGTAAGTTGCGCGAGCGGTTGCTGGCTGTTTGA